The Cognatishimia activa nucleotide sequence CGTCGATCCGGGTTGCCACAGAATCCAAGATGGATCGGGTCGAGGTCTGACTGATCTGCCCTTTGGCACTGCGCGAACGCAATAAAGATGCCAGAGGCACCAGAAGCTGCGGCGGATGAAGCTGCTGGAAACCTTCGGCACGGGTTGCGAAGGCCTTAATCCAACGGGTGGACGAAATCAGAGAAAACACCTGCGCAAAACAGGCCAAAACCCCGACGAAGAACACAAAAACGATAAAGCCGTTCAGATAGGGGTTTGCTTCAAAAACCGGAAAGACACGCGGTAGCGCGATATAGGTTAACGCCCCTGTAAGACCGAGAACGGTCAACATGAAGAAAATCTGACGCACGGGGTGCGAGAAATGCGGCTCGGCCTCTCGGTCTGGCAGGTCCATAAGGCCAGCTCCTGACGCTATTATTATCTAACAGTCACAGTAAGCTGGCAGGGGCGATGTGCCAAGGTTTATTGCATTTGAGAAGTCAATTCCCGCACGCGTGCAGAGAGCCAGTCCAGTTCTTCATCCTGAATGCCAAGTTCCGACAAATGTGCGGCGGTGTTATAGAGGTATTCTGTGTTTGGCCCACGTCCACCCACAGCCGTTGAAATCACCTTGGCCTGCTCTTCCAGGGTTAAGTGAATATATTGCTCGTGGTGGGGGTCAATTACATAGGTGACGGTTGTAACTTCGCGACCATCCTGAAGCGTAACGCTTAGCTCTTTTTCCAAATAGGCCGAAGAGACAAGTTCACGCTCACGTAGTTCTTTGATCGCTGCATCTTCAGTGCCCGGTTTCACCCGCAGCGCCAATCCGTGGCAATGCGCCTGTTCCGCCGCATCCAGCGCCAAAACAAGGCCCGGATCCTCTTCGGTACCGCGATGGTGAATAGAAGACATGCAGAAACTTCGGTGCCAACCGTGCAGGGTTGCGACCGCTTGCTCGGCAACTTCAAAGCCTGGGTTCCACAGAAGTGAGCCATATCCAAACACCCAAAGCGCCATCACATTTTCCATACTGGTCTAAATTGTTCCGCGCGTTTAAACACCAATGCGCATGGACTGCAAAGGGGCCATTTCATGAGACGCCTGTTGATCGTTGTTTTGGTGGCCGCTTTAGGTTGGTTTGCCTATTGGTTCATCGTGGCACAGACCGCGCGCTCTGGTTACGAAAGCTGGTTTGACGCACGCCGTGCGGAAGGCTGGCAGGCAGATTACAGCGAATTGCAGTTGCGGGGCTTCCCGAACCGCATCGATACGACGTTTGAAAACATACAACTCGCTGATCCTGAAACCGGCTTTGCCTGGGATGCACCTTTCTTTCAGGTCTTTGCACTCAGCTACAAACCAAATCACTTGATTGCGGTCTGGCCAAACCGCCAGACTCTGTCTTCACCCTTGCAAAAGCTGACGATCAATAGCGAGGACATGAAGGCATCCGTTGTCTTTGCCCCCAATACAAATCTCGGCTTGCGTCGTGCCAACTTCGCGACTGAGGCGCTGAACATCACCTCCGATAAACGCTGGACGATCACGGCAGACAGTTTGCGGCTGGCCATTGTGCAAGATGAAACGCAGGACACCAGCTATCAATTTGCCCTGCAGGGTCAGGGCGTTGCCCCGCCAGCATCGCTGCGCAATGAATTGCTGCCTGCAACCATGAGCGCGCTGGATCTGGATGCCACCGTCACCTTCGACCGCGAATGGGATTTACGAGCGCTGGAACAGCGCCGACCGCAACCAACTGCGATCAAACTGCGCAATGCCAAGGCGCAATGGGGGCCGATGCTCTTTCAAGCGGTTGGCGACATGACCACAAACGAAAGTGGCGTTCTTGACGGAGAGCTGACATTGCGCGCGAAGGAATGGCAGGCCATGGTTGAAATGGCGCGAGACTCTCGCCAGATTGATCCCTTGGTCATTGATGGTGCTGAGCAGCTTTTGAGACTGTTTTCGTCCTTGTCAGGACCGGGAGAGGATATCGACCTGACGCTCTCCTTCAAAAACGGCCGCACCTATGCGGGTCTCTTGCCGCTTGGTTCCGCCCCGGTGATTTTCCTGCGTTAGCGGCAGTAAGACCCACTGCGGTGTTTGGCGATGTCAAAGTGGAAGTGATCGCGGTGATGGCGATCTGCATTCGGACCAAGAACCGTGCCAAAGGGTCCGCAGGCTGACCGGTGCATATCACGCAGAATGCGACCGTATTTGCCTCTGCCCCAGTCGTTCAGAACGGATATCTGATCACCGTTCTTCAGATAGAATCCAGAGAGGTCAATCGCGCGACCCTTGCCATGTTCAGAAATCTTTGCACCCGGCTTATGATTGCGTGTTCGACAGGAATATCCCGCCGCGACCTTGAGCTTCACCACGCCGCCACCGGTGCGCCCAACGGCTTTGTCCATCCCGCGTTCCATCCAGTTTTTCAGTGCATGGGCTGTGTCACATTCGATGGTTGCCGGCGTCGAAAGCTGCACCCCATTCACGGAATAGAGTTTTACAGCATCCCGAATGCCACAACCGTTAAGCTTTCCGGGAACTCGCCCTACTTCGATGCCCTGCAGGTCGCGGTCTCCGCAAATGCGGCCAATTTTTTGGCCGCCAGGGGTCCGTTTCACTGGCTTTGAGTAGGTCGGAATAATTGCCGCCCGCCGAACAGGAACGCTGGTGAAAGCCGGACGCATGACCGGTCTCAGACTGCGATGCGGTGCAAAGTTTTGCAGAGCTACTGGAAAAACATCAATGCGCGCGACCGGGCGCAGGGATCGAGACGGTGCATTCGCTTCGGCTAAGGTGGCCGCCAACACAAGTGCTATGACACCCAAGCCGAGCCGCACTAATGCGCCTTCCCGCGCCCAAAGTCGGGTGCATCTGTATCCTGACCCGCTTCGATAATGCCACGGCGAATGGCGCGCGTGCGGGTGAAGTAGTCGTGCAAATGGTCCCCGTCCCCCTGCCGGATCGCGCGTTGAAGGGCAAAAAGCTCTTCGGTGAAGCGACCCAAAATCTCTAGGGTGGCGTCTTTGTTGTTCAAAAACACATCACGCCACATGGTTGGATCACTTGCGGCGATCCGGGTGAAATCCCTGAAACCCGAGGCCGAATACTTAATGACCTCGCTTTCAGACACGCGTCGCAAATCATCAGCTACGCCCACCATCGTATAAGCAATCAAGTGCGGCGTATGCGAGGTGACAGCCAGAACCAAGTCATGGTGATCGGCATCCATCTCTTCGACATTGGAGCCCAGCCCGCGCCAGAACCTTGCAAGGTCATCAGCAGCCTTCCGGTCCGTGTTCGTATCGGTGATCAAGAGACACCAACGGTTGTCATAAAGCTCCGCAAATCCCGATTCAGGCCCGGAATGCTCCGTACCTGCCAATGGGTGCGCCGGGACAAAATGCACGTTTTCCGGAAGGTGGGGCTCAACATCTTTGATGACCTGCCGTTTCACGGAGCCAACATCCGTCACGGTGGCACCCGACTTCAAAACAGGACCGATGTCTTTAGCCACCGCGCCCATTACCCCAACCGGCACACAGAGCACAACCAAATCGGCGTCTTTCACGGCCTCTTGGGCTGTATCAAAAATTTGATCACACAGGCCAATCTTCCGCGCAGTATCTCGCGTTTCTTGCGAGCGCGCATAGCCGGTCACTTCAGCCGCAAGGCCAGCGCGCTTGATCGCCCAGAACATCGAAGACGCAATCAGACCGAGGCCAATCAGTGCAACACGGTCGTAGATCTTTGCCCCTTCTGCACTCATGCAGCCTGCTCCTTAAAGCTCTTCACTGCATGTGCTACACGGCGACAGCCTGCTTCGTCACCCACTGTGATGCGCAGGCAGTTCGGCAGGCCATAACCCGCCACTTTGCGCACGATAATGCCCTGTTTTTTGAGAAACTCATCGCAGGCGCTTGCCTCTTCTTCAGAAGCAAACCGTGCCAGAATGAAATTCGCGCAGGAGGTGTCCGAGGGCACGCCTAATTCAGCCAAGGCTTCCGCCAGCCACGCACGCATCTTTGCGTTGTCCTTGCGGCATCGCTCTACGAACGCTGTGTCACGCACCGCAGCCTCT carries:
- a CDS encoding extensin family protein codes for the protein MRLGLGVIALVLAATLAEANAPSRSLRPVARIDVFPVALQNFAPHRSLRPVMRPAFTSVPVRRAAIIPTYSKPVKRTPGGQKIGRICGDRDLQGIEVGRVPGKLNGCGIRDAVKLYSVNGVQLSTPATIECDTAHALKNWMERGMDKAVGRTGGGVVKLKVAAGYSCRTRNHKPGAKISEHGKGRAIDLSGFYLKNGDQISVLNDWGRGKYGRILRDMHRSACGPFGTVLGPNADRHHRDHFHFDIAKHRSGSYCR
- a CDS encoding gamma-glutamylcyclotransferase — its product is MALWVFGYGSLLWNPGFEVAEQAVATLHGWHRSFCMSSIHHRGTEEDPGLVLALDAAEQAHCHGLALRVKPGTEDAAIKELRERELVSSAYLEKELSVTLQDGREVTTVTYVIDPHHEQYIHLTLEEQAKVISTAVGGRGPNTEYLYNTAAHLSELGIQDEELDWLSARVRELTSQMQ
- a CDS encoding DUF2125 domain-containing protein is translated as MRRLLIVVLVAALGWFAYWFIVAQTARSGYESWFDARRAEGWQADYSELQLRGFPNRIDTTFENIQLADPETGFAWDAPFFQVFALSYKPNHLIAVWPNRQTLSSPLQKLTINSEDMKASVVFAPNTNLGLRRANFATEALNITSDKRWTITADSLRLAIVQDETQDTSYQFALQGQGVAPPASLRNELLPATMSALDLDATVTFDREWDLRALEQRRPQPTAIKLRNAKAQWGPMLFQAVGDMTTNESGVLDGELTLRAKEWQAMVEMARDSRQIDPLVIDGAEQLLRLFSSLSGPGEDIDLTLSFKNGRTYAGLLPLGSAPVIFLR
- a CDS encoding prephenate/arogenate dehydrogenase family protein, with protein sequence MSAEGAKIYDRVALIGLGLIASSMFWAIKRAGLAAEVTGYARSQETRDTARKIGLCDQIFDTAQEAVKDADLVVLCVPVGVMGAVAKDIGPVLKSGATVTDVGSVKRQVIKDVEPHLPENVHFVPAHPLAGTEHSGPESGFAELYDNRWCLLITDTNTDRKAADDLARFWRGLGSNVEEMDADHHDLVLAVTSHTPHLIAYTMVGVADDLRRVSESEVIKYSASGFRDFTRIAASDPTMWRDVFLNNKDATLEILGRFTEELFALQRAIRQGDGDHLHDYFTRTRAIRRGIIEAGQDTDAPDFGRGKAH